In Candidatus Accumulibacter cognatus, the genomic window AAACGCACGTCTTTTTGCAGCAGCCTGTGTGTTCCGATGACGATATCGAGCCTGCCGTCGCCCAGTTCCTGAAGGGCCTGTGCCGCTTCCTTTCCGGTCTTGAAACGAGAGAGTTCGGCGATTCTGACTGGCCAGTCGGCAAAACGGTCGCTGAAAGTCTGGAAATGTTGTTCGCAGAGCAGGGTCGTCGGGCAGAGAACGGCAACCTGCCGGCCTCCGGCGACTGCGCAGAAAGCAGCTCGCAAGGCTACCTCGGTCTTGCCGAAGCCGACGTCGCCACAGACCAGGCGGTCCATCGGCCGGCCTGATTTCATGTCCTCGATGACTGCAGCGATGGCTGTGGCCTGGTCAGGCGTTTCTTCGAAACCGAAACCGTCTGCGAAAGCGTCATAGTCATGGGTCGTGAACTCGCAGGCATGGCCCTGTCTGGCCGATCGCAGGGCATAGAGCGCGAGGAGTTCTGCGGCGGTGTCGCGAGCCTGCAGGGCGGCACAGCGCTTGGCCTTTTCCCATTGCTGAGAGCCGAGGGTGTGCAATGGTGCCGTATCCGGGTCGGAGCCCGAGTAGCGCGCGATGACGTGTAGCTGCGATACGGGGACATAGAGCCTGGCATCGCCGGCGTAGTGCAGTTCGAGGAACTCCATCTCGCCTTCGCCCAGATCAAGGTGGACCAGGCCCCGATAACGTCCGATGCCGTGTTGCTCATGCACGACCGGCGAACCTACCTTCAATTCGGTGAGATCCCGCAGCCAGTTGTCGACCGACGCCCTGCGCTGAGCCACGTGGCGAGTTCGCCGCGACGGACTGTCGGCGTACAGCTCAGCTTCGGTGACGATCGCTAGTTGGGCGAGCTGGAAGCCGTCATGCAGCGGGCCAACCGCCAGCGACAAGCGGCTTTCGGTGGCAAGGAAGTCGCTGAAACTGGCGCTCGCCTGTGGTTTCAGGCCATATTCCGAGAACAGTCCGGATAAGGTTTCACGGCGCCCGGCGGTTTCTGCAAGCAACAGCACACGGCCGGGAAAAGCGGCGAGAAAGGCCTGCAGACGACCGAGCGGGTTGTCAGCGCGGCGGTCGATGGCCAGCGCAGGCAGGCCGCGTGCCGGCCCTTCATGGTCGGCCTTCAAGTCGATTCGGGCATAGGCCTTGGCGGCAATGAAGAACGGTTCTTCGGCCAGGAAGAGATCGGCCGGTGGCAGCAGCGGGCGGCTACGGTCGCCCGCGAGCATGGTGTAGCGCGACTGTGCCTCGTGCCAGAAGTCCCGGATCGCTGCCGGCACCGTGCTGTACAGGCAAAGTACGGTGTGGCGTGGCAGGTAGTCGAAAAGGGTGGCCGTTTCCTCGAAGAAAAGGGGTAGCCAGTACTCGATGCCGGCCGCCGCGAGGCCATTCGAGACGTCCTTGTAGATCCCCGCGCGACCAGGGTCGCCTTCGAAAATCTCCCGAAAGCGCTGGCGGAAACGGGTGCGACCCGTGTTGTCGAGCGGAAACTCGCGTGCCGGGAGCAGGCGCACTTCCGGTACGGGATAGAGTGTGCGCTGGTTGTCGACGTCGAAAGTCTTGATGCTTTCGATCTCGTTGTCGAAGAGGTCGAGGCGGAAAGGCAGTGGCGAGCCCATCGGGAAGAGATCGACGAGACCGCCACGGATCGCGTACTCGCCCGGTGCCACGACTTGCGTGACCAACGTGTAACCGGCCAGGGTCATCTGGGCGCGGAACTGTTCCGGGTCGAGCTTCTCACCCTGTTTGAGGAAGAAAGTGTAGGCCGCCAGGTAGGCCGGCGGTGCGAGACGGTAGACCGCCGTGCCGGCAGGGACCAGCAGCACGTCACATTCACCGCGCATGACTGCATAGAGCGTTGCCAGTCGCTCGGAAACCAGGTCGTGGTGTGGAGAGAAGCTGTCGTAGGGCAGGGTTTCCCAGTCGGGTAGCAGGCGGACACGCAGATGAGCCGCGAACCAGGGGATTTCCTGCAGCAGACGGTGTGCGTCGCCGGCGCTGGCAGTGAGCACCGCCAGCATACGCCGCTCGCTGCCAGTACTCGCTTCCGAGGCTGACTGGGCGATCAGGAGGGCATCAGCAGAGCCTGCAGGAAACTGAAGCCTTTCGCCGATTTCGGGTAATGGCGATCGGGGAAGCGGAAATGACAAGGAATGCGACTCGCGACTCGGCTTCTGAAATGGGTGGGTCTGCCCATGCCGATCAGGGCTGGGCGGCGAAGGGCGGAATTATAGCCGATCAGGCCGGCTGATCGGCCGTCTTGATCGACATTTGCACTGCACTGTTTACAGCCGTCGTGGCCAGCAACGAACGGGGGCTCGTTGCCTGCTCTGGCACGCATCAGTGGCCTACAGCTTCGAGGGTTGCGCAGAGCGCGCTGAAGAACTGGGATGAACCACAACGAATCGAGTAATCGGCAACGTCCGACAAGGGCGTCGGGTGCGGATTGACTTCCACCACCACGGCACCGGCGCTTTTCGCCCACAGCGGCAGGCGGGCGGCGGGTTGTACGGTGAATGAGGTGCCGACACAG contains:
- the mfd gene encoding transcription-repair coupling factor, with the translated sequence MSFPLPRSPLPEIGERLQFPAGSADALLIAQSASEASTGSERRMLAVLTASAGDAHRLLQEIPWFAAHLRVRLLPDWETLPYDSFSPHHDLVSERLATLYAVMRGECDVLLVPAGTAVYRLAPPAYLAAYTFFLKQGEKLDPEQFRAQMTLAGYTLVTQVVAPGEYAIRGGLVDLFPMGSPLPFRLDLFDNEIESIKTFDVDNQRTLYPVPEVRLLPAREFPLDNTGRTRFRQRFREIFEGDPGRAGIYKDVSNGLAAAGIEYWLPLFFEETATLFDYLPRHTVLCLYSTVPAAIRDFWHEAQSRYTMLAGDRSRPLLPPADLFLAEEPFFIAAKAYARIDLKADHEGPARGLPALAIDRRADNPLGRLQAFLAAFPGRVLLLAETAGRRETLSGLFSEYGLKPQASASFSDFLATESRLSLAVGPLHDGFQLAQLAIVTEAELYADSPSRRTRHVAQRRASVDNWLRDLTELKVGSPVVHEQHGIGRYRGLVHLDLGEGEMEFLELHYAGDARLYVPVSQLHVIARYSGSDPDTAPLHTLGSQQWEKAKRCAALQARDTAAELLALYALRSARQGHACEFTTHDYDAFADGFGFEETPDQATAIAAVIEDMKSGRPMDRLVCGDVGFGKTEVALRAAFCAVAGGRQVAVLCPTTLLCEQHFQTFSDRFADWPVRIAELSRFKTGKEAAQALQELGDGRLDIVIGTHRLLQKDVRFSRLGLVIIDEEHRFGVRQKETLKALRAEVDVLTLTATPIPRTLAMSLEGLRDFSVIATAPQKRLAIKTFVNRYSDGVIREALLREFKRGGQVYFLHNEVDTIGNMRDKLAKLLPEARIVVGHGQMNERDLERVMRDFTQQRANLLLCTTIIETGIDNPHANTIIINRAEKFGLAQLHQLRGRVGRSHHQAYAYLLTHDEAALNKQARQRLEAIQMMDELGAGFYLAMHDLEIRGAGEVLGANQSGEMQEVGFNLFTEMLNRAVAALKLGKEPDLMQPLAITTEIKLHTPALLPDDYAPDVHERLTLYKRLADCVTAEALADLQEELIDRFGALPSQARALLDSHRLRLLCRPLGISKLDANAEQIVVQFEAKPPIDPMRIIHLIQKDRNYRLAGQDKLILKRHCTSLGDRVAAVKDIIHQLSTQANP